A region of the Phaseolus vulgaris cultivar G19833 chromosome 11, P. vulgaris v2.0, whole genome shotgun sequence genome:
aattcatatatTTTGGATAATGTATGGATGTATGGACAtatgtttgtttgtgtattaagtattgatgtttataTGGTAATAGAGATCTCTAAGTTACACTAATGATCTAAGcaacatagactaagatatcaagtggtgagaagctgatgggggagttcatgcacaccatgacatatgagatgcacggcttgggttgtattgaacttaccctaatCTTTTCTCTTGAATTTGTTAGTAATATTTGGATCAGATGTTaatctctggtaggacttacttaatataATTCTTCCGGAAGGCATcagttggtttttttttttttaatatcctggatgtgtagatccatgtgagatttatgtaattttttatgttgggatttgaagaaaattgaataattgagaaattgatccatgtaatttggttttctcttttgatttaattgcgtatattataaaactttactttcactagcttacccttgtttttcttgttataTTGTGAACTGCGATTATTGTTCTGTGTACACGGACAAATGTTCATGATGTTGGTAGCTTCTGGAGGATTTTAAGATGTTGTTTTGAactttatattgttaatatttatatttctataaatcataatcttgtaataaaaatattttaaaaaactctaaatatatatagaaaTCGGTAtaacttgtattgtaatattTAGATGTATTTTCTCGGGTGTTACACATACTATAGAAATAATAGCTTCTCTTTTGTGAAATGTATtcataattattgcaattatctcatctttttattaatatattaaaaataagggAAATAAAAGTCAAACAGTTGTACAATTAAGTATACATaagataattataatatttcaattattgtaatttaaaaatataattaagtatcacaacatgaattttttttattaatgtacaTTTAAGATTTAATCTGAGTTATTAATGTAAAATAGGATAGAAAGTTGAAACTGAGAGTAATTCATTTCATTATCTCTCTCTttctacatatatatatatatatatatatatatattattaatgtaaaaataaaaataataaaacttatatatatttattagagttaagaaaatttatcattttatatttatttctatataaaaaaagaacTTAAAAAATAACGGAGGAAGTAATCAATAGAGCTTATTAAATTAgaagtatatttttattaaatattaatcaaTAACATACATCACATTAAATGAGTAGTATAAAGTCCttgaaaaagttatattttcattaaatattaatcaacaataaaaacaatattacaaaagtaTTTTGGAAAGTTTTTTATACTAATTATTGCACTTCTACTTTTGGTTTTTGTTAATCTCTACTAATTATGGTGTTTATGAATTTGGCTGAACATGCTAATTCAAACCTTTATTATATTACATTCACTGCACCCCACATACAGTTTATGttattagttaaatatatgtaattttagtttactttctctttaagaaattttattttagttaatatttttatattttttaactgaGTTAGTTTTCTGATTTTATTGTCAAATGAGATGAGGTATATctatattgaaaattaaaaaaatatttattaagatttaatttttttaaaaatatgattatttttaactaattttctATAATATCTTTTGTTGGTGTAGATATATACCACCAACTCAAATTTTAATTCTTAGACTTTCAACTTAAGTTTCTTATcacaatcaaaagatataaaataatggGTTGTTCGAAAATCAAACAATACAAATAATTGTGTTCCAAAGATAGaacaaatacctctaacaaggTTATTAGACTGCGAAGCTTCACTTCCACTAATGCAAAAACTCTGCCAGCAGCTttggattttttattattattttgttgtaCTTGCTGCACTCCACCAAAATTTGGAGCTCCCAATTGGACACGACAGTCTTTTGTTGCATGACCATACCTGTGACATTTATCACATGTCACATTTGACACTAGATGAGGGCAAAATCTAACAACATGTGGCCCACCACATCATAACATTTGAAACTAGGTGGTGATTGAGAACTAGGTCTTCCACTACTATAAGATTGAGGTCTCAAATAaggtttctttctatcttcatatttaggCATGCTTTTAGAAGGTCCTCTCACTTGAGGCTTAGGAAGTCTGCTAGTACttttcaaactctccactacttttgctttctccactaGAGCAAGGAAATCTCTAATGGACATAGGAATCATCACTTCTTTAAGCTCTTACTTCAatccaaactcaaattttctacatctcTAAGTCTCAGTCATGGTCTGGGTGTAGAATCTTgctaggtgtttgaacctagtagcatattcggtgactgaaagatttctttgttccagctgcatgaattcaatttcttttgcatatcTGACACCATTAGAAAAATACTCCTCTaggaatcttactttgaagttctcccaaGTGGCATCTTCTCCTCTGTCTTCAATCATTTGCTTCATGTTTATCCACCGGAATTTAGCTTCTTCAATTAGTACATAAATGACATAggataactttctctcttcagggcattgagtagcttcaaagattctttctatgtctATCACCCACTGGTACGCTtcatctggatttaccttcccATTAAATTTGGGGTTGATTGTATCTCAAAAAATCCTCCAGACTAAAGGTATGGGgttatttatgaatttttaaaataaataaaaaattaaaataagaacaCATTGTttactgtatttttttaaagaatatatattccattatgaatatatatatatatatatatatcaatctTAAAACCATGATTTTAATAGTCAAAgtaattaacattttaattaaaatgacaATTTAAAACCTAATTAAAAgacaattttgaaattatataccataaaataaaaaattctaatttatGCAGAGTTTTTTTACTCATAAATCAAGTTGATTTATTAGAAAGCAAACACATTTGTTTATAGTgctttaacattttaaatatgaCTATTAGACTCTTAAATTCTCTCCATTCATATAAAGTGACATGTGACATTAGCTTATTAAAATCATCTCAATTCTTTGAGTGACATGTGACAATCTTTGCTTCAAGAAACTCTTCAATCGGAAGATGACAAATGACACAAGGAACTTTGAAAAGTCATGTAGGAGACACCTATGAGGAGAAGACAAGTGACACAACAAAACTTGAAGAGACATCTTGAAAAAAAGAAGGGCGCCTACTTGGAGCACTTAAAATGGCGTCATGTGGAGGCTTGAGAAGAGGCCATGTGGACATTTAACTTACCCTTAAGTTGTAAAATTTAAGATCCAAACTCCTAGACTAATTATTCCATAACACAAGacccaaaaaatatatttcttctttaaactaaaatataaagGCTAAAATGAAAAACTATTAAATACAATTGTTACAAgcctaaagaaaaataatatcttCTATTGTGTCTCTTCTCTTAGCCTGAACTTTGGTGGTGGGATATGTCTGGATAGTCCTTCATCAAGATGTTTTATTGTATCTTTCGTTTTTTCAGCTTTTGTGTTTCGTATGAAGAGGTTGGAATTTTTAAATGGGAGTTTGTGTATATAAGAGATCTTCCCTTTATGTGGTTGGAAAAAGGGGAAAGGTGTTTAAATGTTAAGAGTACATGCTATGTTATAATAGTTTCATATGTAATAGAAAAAGTTTGATATCATCACATATGTCGTTTTTTCATCGTTGGTATATCTAGATCTTAAAAAgtaacactacaaaaaatataatcacCAACAGATTATTATCCATGGACCTAaattcgtaggtaaattcaacattacctaCGATTATTATTCTCAAATCTGAATTCGTAAGCAAATTCAGCATTATCAATAAATTATTACTCACGAATCTCTATCCATAGATAAATTTTACATTCACAAATTTTACCTACGAATCTATATCCGTAAGTAAATtcagtattattattattataatattacaaatattagtaataataataattgtaacaCCGAACCGCCAGACATACGGTGCttatctctttctctctcccaacttctcttctctcccttctctcttcattttccCATACCTCATCTACTCCAAAATATGATCACATCATGTTGTAGCTGAGGAGTCATGGTACATTTATACCCGATCAgatttcaaacagagtaagttcatatTTACTCTAAAGATCTCTTATCCTCTGTGTTTTCTctatgatttagtcatcaatcttataagccagttgagaaaagtgtttctctcaaCTTAATTAAGTTCATACTAAAATTTAgtaatgtttggataacttgctctAGGTTCCTAAATTTTGGAGTGGTTTCCCTGTTTGAGGTactagaagatctgaatgtggaggggacgtggtctcaaatttcaatttctcttgcagtgATGctatttggtaaaaaaaaattattttatgttgtgtGGACAAGTATAAAAAATAGATCTTGATAGTTtggaagttaaatattgtttttgatgtTGGAAAGGTTCTTGaatattatgaatttttaaatgttaggtgattgaatgatatgtattatatatgaatgatgaaaattgtatgaaattgatgtcatacatttgggatatgTACGAGTTATTATttgatggtacattaagtatgaaaagtcTATGTTTAACAGAGATCATCTAggttcactgatgatctaagtcatatagactaagatatcaggtggtgagaagctgatgagggagttcatacacactaGGTCCCGAtgtagacactcggtattggatCTTTGAACTTATCATGTTCTTTGATGTATGGATTagatgttagtctctggtaggggcatactCAATGAGTCTTCCGGGAGACGGTGGAATCATGTGTAGTCAGTGTAATTGAAATGAAAAGTATtatggattgaaatgaaatccaacgATTATGATTGAGAAATTGttccatgtaatttggtttgctcttttaattgaattatgtatattataaaattatattttcccTAGCTTACCCTTACTTTTCTTATTGTGTTTGTACTGTGATGATtatactatgtacacgagcaaaTGATCATACAGGTGCAGAGAGCCTAGAAGGTTTTAGAGTTTTATTTTAAGCTATgaattgtaaatatttatatttctacaAGTATTAATCATgcattaggaatgttttgagaACTCTGAGTTTatataaaaacttataaaactttatataaaaacttataaaactttatataaaaacttatagaacttaaaacttaataagtatattttttgGGATGTTAGTGTATTGATTAAAGTTTGTTTTAAtcagaaaagaaaaggaagttGATTGGCCATCATCACTTTGTTTTAAATGGAAAAACTCTTCTTATATAAGAAATATCTTCTCGTACGTTTGGAAGACGAGGGAGGTGTATAATGGGGAGAAAATATAAACCCGTGAATTAAGGGAGAACGATAGGGAAATTAAACTTACATATGAAGACCAAAGACAAACATGTAAGGATAGTACCCGGAATCcaaattataacttaaattgcataataataatattacacTAAACATCTtctgaaatattaaaaagaatattCAAAGTACCAAAATTCCAAAAGAGTGATCATTGCATAAACAGTAGAATATCCAGAATTTCACCCTCCAATTTATTCACCAAGTCAtctaaatacaaataattttgatGACTATCCATGTATAAGGATGCTGGGTTTTGGTTATATGAATTCTGAGGGACACTAATCATCTGCTGGTGCGTTTATCAGTTTCCCTCCCATCCAACTTTTCAACATCTGTAGTGCAACTTTTGGTTGATCCATAGGTACCAGGTGCCCAGCGTCATGTACCTATTCGTAGCATCACATAAATAAAGTTGTAACCAAAATGAAAATATCATGTCacactcaagaacacaaccctcaacaacacacacaaacctTGAGGAAAGAGAGAGGTCCGAAGCTGTTTAGAGACCCTGCTTCTGCTCCATCAACTACAAATTTCACTGTTGGAGATGCCGCAAAAGCCTTTTGGCCTGGCCAATTCATGGCATGAACCCACATTAAATTCCCTGCCAAATGAGAACCACATCACATCAAGAACTCTATAGAAGTAAAAGCAATTTTGCTTCAAATGAATCAAGTAGGCTCACCAATCCAATTGCATATGAGATCCTTTTCCCCAGCATACACAAGCACTTTGATCCCATCCTCGAGAAGACCAGGAATCCCCACTGCCAGATTTTTTATGGCGTCTTGCCGCAAAACATCATACACTGCTGTACTGCATGAAACAAACTTCAAGCCCTTCCCCACACCTAAAGCACTCTTCACGTTCTCCTGGTTTAACAACTTCTCCACGTTGCTGAAGTCATAACACAAAGCTCCCACGCATTTCTTTCTAATGTCATAGTACTGCAATTCCCACACAGCCGAATGCATTAAGCAAACTACATCATTTTTCTCAAACAGCTACTGTTCTTTCAGGATATATAACTTACATTAATATCAGCATCAATGGTCAATATTCTATCGAAGATTTCTTCACAACTATCATATGCATTCTCACAAGTTACTCCACCATGAGATTCTGAAAATAAAAACGCAAACAACATCACACAGTGAAACAATATACATCAGTAGAAAAGATGTTCAGTGAGTGATGAATGGAAAAGAACTCGCTACCGCAGATTTTAGCAGCTTCTTCACAGTGTGGGATTAACTTGCTGATATCATCTGCCTCTTTCTTGGTAATTAGTCCGTTTTCTAACGCAAATTGTGGGTATGCTAGGTATTGAATTGCAGGATATGTATACCCATTACCAATAGCAATACCCTGTcattatatcaaacaaatcaataGAAGCAAAACCAAGACaaagtaataattatttattatcctTGCTCAATCATATACATCATatgtaatataaattattaaactaGAAATAGTGTAAGACCTTGAGGTTTATATGGATTCcatgtttcattttattttgttggTTGATCCGTGATGCAATTGCAGGAATATAGTGTCCAGCGTATGATTCTCCAGTGATATAAAAGTCATTCTTAACCAACTCAGGATGAGACTTGAAAAACTCCTGACATTATAGTAAAATTAATTCAGTATACACAGCTATTATGTATATTCGGATTAATGGAATGAAAGAAGGGACTTTATCATTGTTACCTGCAAGAAGTCATATAAATCAATGCTAACACCGGTTTCATCTGAGCGAAGGTCATTGATATCAGAAGAGTAACTAAAACCTGTACCTGTAGGTTGgtcaacaaatataatatttgatgCCTGCAAAATCAGAAAACACAACTTGTTGataaaaccagaaaaaaaaatggtgtaaCTTCATAACACTTTCAATAAACGAAACATGAAAGTTGAATAAAGTGACCTGATCCCAGCCGTATTGATTCCATGTAAGAGACAAGTTATTGGTAATAtgaaaaggaccattttcataAAACAAAGCTAATTC
Encoded here:
- the LOC137824133 gene encoding serine carboxypeptidase-like — protein: MASSLSFSKLSLLLLFASFSFSYATSRFSHHPAYPTQTSKAEKLIRSLNLFPKEPFNSIEGDHEGFVPGKIVEKKFSFLGDSGPSVEDLGHHAGYYSLPHSKAARMFYFLFESRSSKDDPVVVWLTGGPGCGSELALFYENGPFHITNNLSLTWNQYGWDQASNIIFVDQPTGTGFSYSSDINDLRSDETGVSIDLYDFLQEFFKSHPELVKNDFYITGESYAGHYIPAIASRINQQNKMKHGIHINLKGIAIGNGYTYPAIQYLAYPQFALENGLITKKEADDISKLIPHCEEAAKICESHGGVTCENAYDSCEEIFDRILTIDADINYYDIRKKCVGALCYDFSNVEKLLNQENVKSALGVGKGLKFVSCSTAVYDVLRQDAIKNLAVGIPGLLEDGIKVLVYAGEKDLICNWIGNLMWVHAMNWPGQKAFAASPTVKFVVDGAEAGSLNSFGPLSFLKVHDAGHLVPMDQPKVALQMLKSWMGGKLINAPADD